The Sporomusaceae bacterium genomic sequence GTGGCCGAACACTCCCGCGACCCGCTGACCGACGCTTTGGAGGCGGCGGCGGCGATAAAGCTGTCCGGCTACGGGTTTGCCTGCATCGGGCTCAAACCGCACCGCGATTTTCTCGCCCAGTTGGCCGAGCGGGCCGGGGGCAGCCTGTATGTGCTGGAGGAGCTTGAGAAGCATGCGATGGTTAATGCAGCGTGGAGCGAGCGCGTGGGCCGCTGCCTCTGAAGGCTGGCAGTGTATTTTCTTTACGGACGACGCATTCGACGGCGGTGATAACGCGGGGCGGCTCGCGTTATTGTTTTTTGCGTTATTGAAAGGTATTATCAACAGCTGGCGAGAATAATAGATACTTAAGTAAATTTACCTGGGGTGGTGGAATTATGCTATCTTTGGTACTGGCGCTTGTTTTTGCTTTACTTGTAGCAGCGTTTGCCATCCAGAATTCTCTGCCGGTGACCGTTTCTTTCGTCACTTGGAGTTTTCAGACTTCGCTTGTCATCGTCATTCTCGGGGCGGCGACTTTCGGGGCGCTGGCCGTGATGTCGCTGGCTGTCCCGATGCAGATCAAGGCGAGGTGGCAATTAAAGAAGGCTCTCCATCGCCAGGGCGAGCTCGAGGCTGAGGCGAAAACGCTGCAGGAACGGCTGGATAAGGAAATGGTCAAAGAACAGGCCCAAGAAGTGAGCAAGAACGGTATATAGCGGTTCGCCGCCTCATCTGCGGGTGGGGGCGGTTGGAGGTTGTATGGCAAGACCAGAAAAATTATGGCGCGTTGGGCCGGCATGCACCGAGCTGGCCGCGCGTTTGGCGCGGTGCCTTGGCATGTCGCCGGTCGTCGCCCAGGTGCTCGTGAACCGCGGCATTGGCGACGAGGCCGAAGCCCGGCGCTTTTTGCACGGCGGCCGGGAGGAACTGCCCGATCCGTATCTGATGCAGGGCATGGAGCGGGCGGCCGGCCGGATCGATGCCGCGCTCAAAGCCGGCGAGCGGATAACGATTTACGGCGATTACGATGTCGACGGGGTGACGGCCACGGCGCTGCTTTACCGCGTACTAGAGCGGCTGGGCGGCGCGGTGGATTATTATATCCCCGAACGCCAGAACGAGGGCTACGGGCTCAACGCGGCGGCGCTGGAGTCGTTGTTTCAGTTGGGCACGCGACTTATCGTCACGGTCGACTGCGGAATCAGCGCGGCTGACGAAGTGGCGGCGTTCGCCGGCAGGATGGATATTGTCGTTACCGACCACCACCAGCCGCCGGAGGTTTTGCCGCCGGCCCATGCCGTGATTAATCCCAAACAGAACGGGTGCTCTTATCCCGAAAAGAATCTGGCCGGGGTGGGAGTGGCTTTTAAGCTTTGCCAGGCGCTCTGGCAGCGGCATATGGGCGACGATGCCGAGCTTTATGATTATCTCGATCTTGTGGCGGTCGGTACGATCGCCGATATTGTGCCGCTGACAGGGGAAAACCGGGTGCTGGTCAAGCTGGGGCTGGCCCGTCTCGCGGTTACGGAAAATATCGGTCTCCAGGCATTAATGAAGGCCGCCGGCCTGCCGGCCGAGAAGATTGATACAGGCAGGGTGGGATTTGGCATCGCGCCGCGGCTGAACGCGGCCGGCCGCCTGAGCCACGCCGCCGCCGGGGTGGAACTGCTGATCACCGGTGACGGCGCACGGGCGACGGAATTGGCCGCCGAACTGGACACCGAGAACAGCCGCCGCCAGACGGTGGAGAAGGAGCTGCTGACGGCGGCGGAGGAGATGCTGGCCGTTACCGGCCCCGGCACCGGAGAGGTGCTTGTGCTGGCGGGCGAGGACTGGCACCCCGGCGTCATCGGTATAGTAGCTTCGCGCCTGCTGGACAGGTATTACCGCCCGGTTGTCATGATCAGCGTCCGTGACGGGGTGGGCAAAGGCTCGTGCCGCAGCATCCCCGGCTTCGATATTTACCGCGCCCTCGAACAGTGCGCCGACCTACTCATCCAGTTCGGCGGACATCAGTATGCGGCCGGACTTACCGTGGAGGCCGCGAAGATCGATCTGCTGAGAGACAGGCTCAGCGCTATTGCCGCAGCGACGCTGACGGCCGACGATTATCAGCCGGTGTTAAATATCGATACCCGCGTCGCCCTGGACGAGATCGACGCCGCGCTTCTCCAGCAATTGGCCGCTTTGGCGCCTCACGGCGCGGGCAACCCCAGTCCGGTGTTCGTTTGCGAGGAATTGGCGGTTACCGGGGTGAGGCCGGTAGGGCAGGAGGGGCGCCATCTGAAGCTGAGGGTGAGGCGGGAGCGCGTCAACGGCGATGTCATTGGCTGGAATCTGGGCGGACTGGCCGCCCGTTTGGAAGGCGACGCGACTATCGATTTGGCGTTTGTACCCGAGTTCAACGAGTGGCAGGGTCAGCGGACCATCCAGCTTAAAGCCCATGATGTCCGCGTGCGGCCGGCGGTGCCCGACCATGTGCGGCTTACAGACGCCCGCGGGGAAGACAAGGACGCTTACCTGGCGCGACTGCTGCCGGGCAGCCGGAAGACCATTATCGTGGTAAATGACCGCCGCGAAGCGGTGCTGCTTGCCCGCAGGCTTCGCAGGCTGCCGGAAACATCCGGCAATGTGGGCTGCTGGCACCCGGCCATGGGGGCGAAACGGGAGCGGCGGCTGCGTGATCGGTATGCAGTCGGGGATGTGCGGGTGCTGGTGGCGGCCGGTTATTACGGTGGCGACGGAGATGATATCGCTGACATCGTATTTTACAGCCCGCCGCTGACGAAAGCGTTGCTCGGCGCCTACTGCCGTTTGGCTGCCGCCCAAAGCGGGCCTGTGACGTTGCATTTTGCCTATGCAGCCGCCGACGGGCGCGAAGCCGGCGCTGTACTTGAAGAATTGTTTCCCGATCGTAAAATGATCGGGTGGGTGTATCTCACCCTCCGGGAGGCCGCCAAACCTGATGGCAGCGTCTGTCTGCCGCCGCGGCTGCTGGCCCGGGCCGTCGCTGCGAGGAGCGGCAAGGCCGTCAGCCCGGAAAGTCTGGCGGCAAGTATCACCGTTCTCGCTGAGATAGGTCTGGCGAGCCGGGACGATAGTAGTGCGAACAAAATTATTCTGGCGCCCGTGCCGGACCGGAAGCAGGACCTGGAGCACTCGGCCGCGTTTTGCGCGGGCATTGCCGCCCGGCAGGGGTACGCCGCCCTCAACACGCGCCTGATCCGCTCGCCGCTCAAAGAACTGTGGAAGATGGCGACAGACGGGGAATAATCTATAGCAAGCAATTTGTCGGGAGGAGGTGTACTCTTGAGCAGCGAACCGGCAATCGGCATCGGTGATCTTATAGGCCAAATAAAGACATATCTGCCGGAAGAAGCGGCGACAACGGTCGAAAAGGCGTATCGCTTTGCTCAGGCTGCCCATGAGGGGCAGAAGCGGGTATCCGGGGCAGAGTATATCTCTCATCCCCTGGGTGTCGCCAAAATTCTCGCCGATCTTCAGCTCGACGCCGTCACCATCGGCGCCGCCCTCCTGCACGACGTTGTGGAGGATACCACGGTTACCGCCGAAGAACTGGAAAAGCAGTTTGGCAAGGAAGTGGCCATGCTGGTCGACGGAGTCACCAAGCTGAGCCGCATCGAATATAAATCCAAGGAAGAACAGCAACTGGAAAACTACCGCAAGATGTTCCTGGCAATGGCCAAGGACATCCGCGTGGTGCTGATAAAACTCGCCGACCGCCTGCACAATATGCGGACCCTAAAGTTTATGTCCGCCGAGAAGCAGCGGGAAACGGCGCGCGAGACTCTGGAGATATTCGCCCCCCTGGCGCACCGGCTGGGTATTTTCCGTGTCAAATGGGAGCTTGAGGATCTGGCTTTCCGTTTCCTGGAACCGGACAATTATTACAAACTCGTCGACGAGGTCAAGCAGAAAAGGGCCGAACGCGAGGAAATGATCGGCGAGGCTGTCGTTCTGCTGCGCGAGCGTTTGGAAGCGATGGGCATCAGGGCCGAGATCCAGGGACGGCCGAAGAATTTCTACAGCATCTTCAAAAAGATGCAGAAAGACCATAAAGACCTCGGCGAGATATACGACCTGTCGGCGGTCAGGGTCGTTGTCGACAATGTTAAGGACTGTTACGGCGCGCTCGGCATCGTCCACACGCTGTGGAAGCCGTTGCCGTACCGGTTCAAGGATTTTATCGCCATGCCGAAGTCCAACCTCTACCAGTCGCTGCACACCACCGTTATCGGCCCCGCCGGCCAGCCGCTGGAAATCCAGATCAGGACCTGGGAAATGCACCGCATCTCCGAATACGGCATTGCCGCCCACTGGCGTTACAAGGAAGGCGGCAAGAACACCGACAAGGATTACGACCAGAAGCTGTCCTGGCTGCGGCAACTGCTCGAATGGCAGCAGGATCTCCGCGATCCGCGGGAATTCATGGAGACGGTCCGGCTCGACGTTCTCACCGACGAAGTCTTCGTGTTCACTCCCCGGGGCGACGTCATCGATCTGCCGGCAGGCTCCAACCCCATCGACTTCGCCTACCGCGTCCACACCGAAGTCGGTCACCGCTGCACCGGCGCCCGCGTCAACAACAAGATGGTGCCGCTGGAGACAAAACTCACCAACGGCGACATCGTCGAGATCATCAC encodes the following:
- a CDS encoding LapA family protein, with product MLSLVLALVFALLVAAFAIQNSLPVTVSFVTWSFQTSLVIVILGAATFGALAVMSLAVPMQIKARWQLKKALHRQGELEAEAKTLQERLDKEMVKEQAQEVSKNGI
- the recJ gene encoding single-stranded-DNA-specific exonuclease RecJ; translation: MARCLGMSPVVAQVLVNRGIGDEAEARRFLHGGREELPDPYLMQGMERAAGRIDAALKAGERITIYGDYDVDGVTATALLYRVLERLGGAVDYYIPERQNEGYGLNAAALESLFQLGTRLIVTVDCGISAADEVAAFAGRMDIVVTDHHQPPEVLPPAHAVINPKQNGCSYPEKNLAGVGVAFKLCQALWQRHMGDDAELYDYLDLVAVGTIADIVPLTGENRVLVKLGLARLAVTENIGLQALMKAAGLPAEKIDTGRVGFGIAPRLNAAGRLSHAAAGVELLITGDGARATELAAELDTENSRRQTVEKELLTAAEEMLAVTGPGTGEVLVLAGEDWHPGVIGIVASRLLDRYYRPVVMISVRDGVGKGSCRSIPGFDIYRALEQCADLLIQFGGHQYAAGLTVEAAKIDLLRDRLSAIAAATLTADDYQPVLNIDTRVALDEIDAALLQQLAALAPHGAGNPSPVFVCEELAVTGVRPVGQEGRHLKLRVRRERVNGDVIGWNLGGLAARLEGDATIDLAFVPEFNEWQGQRTIQLKAHDVRVRPAVPDHVRLTDARGEDKDAYLARLLPGSRKTIIVVNDRREAVLLARRLRRLPETSGNVGCWHPAMGAKRERRLRDRYAVGDVRVLVAAGYYGGDGDDIADIVFYSPPLTKALLGAYCRLAAAQSGPVTLHFAYAAADGREAGAVLEELFPDRKMIGWVYLTLREAAKPDGSVCLPPRLLARAVAARSGKAVSPESLAASITVLAEIGLASRDDSSANKIILAPVPDRKQDLEHSAAFCAGIAARQGYAALNTRLIRSPLKELWKMATDGE
- a CDS encoding bifunctional (p)ppGpp synthetase/guanosine-3',5'-bis(diphosphate) 3'-pyrophosphohydrolase, which codes for MSSEPAIGIGDLIGQIKTYLPEEAATTVEKAYRFAQAAHEGQKRVSGAEYISHPLGVAKILADLQLDAVTIGAALLHDVVEDTTVTAEELEKQFGKEVAMLVDGVTKLSRIEYKSKEEQQLENYRKMFLAMAKDIRVVLIKLADRLHNMRTLKFMSAEKQRETARETLEIFAPLAHRLGIFRVKWELEDLAFRFLEPDNYYKLVDEVKQKRAEREEMIGEAVVLLRERLEAMGIRAEIQGRPKNFYSIFKKMQKDHKDLGEIYDLSAVRVVVDNVKDCYGALGIVHTLWKPLPYRFKDFIAMPKSNLYQSLHTTVIGPAGQPLEIQIRTWEMHRISEYGIAAHWRYKEGGKNTDKDYDQKLSWLRQLLEWQQDLRDPREFMETVRLDVLTDEVFVFTPRGDVIDLPAGSNPIDFAYRVHTEVGHRCTGARVNNKMVPLETKLTNGDIVEIITSKQAGGPSRDWLNIVASTDTKNKIRQWFKKEKREENIAKGREMLEKESKRLGFEVSDLTKGDRLEELARKLNWGSAEDLVAALGYGGQSLPGVMTKLVEAYRKAQRTAAPVDLATIVAEVKPKKAKSKASHGVLVKGEAGVLVRLARCCNPVPGDEIVGYITRGRGVSVHRTDCPNILGSREEFERMIEVEWDVTPDNLYRVPVEISCVDRAGVLSEILMMTSEAKINVSSVKAKTQKNKLATIYLSLEIASLSQLENIMNKMRKVKDVYSVQRAAPTVGGAL